A single genomic interval of Polaribacter vadi harbors:
- the rpoN gene encoding RNA polymerase factor sigma-54, giving the protein MLKQSLNFKLLQKLSPQQIQLMKLIQLPTQAFEERLKQEIEENPALDTGKDDADSIDDDLSNEYDEADDGNEKIEADDINIDEYLSDDEIPNYKTQANNYSADDEEKNVPYAAGTSFHQSLKNQLNTYNFTEEERAIAEFLVGSIDDSGYIRREIIDLVDDLAFTANVFTTEEKVISVLKRAVHTLDPIGVGARDLRECLIIQLKAKEGNKIRSLAIAILEDAFDHFVKKHYKKLQEKFNISEDELKEVNSEISRLNPKPGSSYAGNNKIAEQIVPDFSIKIIDGELDLTLNSRNAPELHVSREYNNMLKGYQEATTKSKSQKDAVFFIKQKLDAAKWFIDAIKQRQQTLLVTMNTIMHYQYDYFLTGDERRLRPMILKDIADKINMDVSTVSRVANSKYVSTPYGTKLIKEFFSESMKNDQGEDVSTKEIKKILETVITEENKKKPLTDEKLSIILKEKGYPIARRTIAKYREQLDLPVARLRKEI; this is encoded by the coding sequence ATGCTAAAACAAAGTCTAAATTTTAAACTTTTACAAAAATTATCTCCACAACAAATACAGTTGATGAAGTTAATTCAATTGCCTACACAAGCCTTTGAAGAACGTTTAAAGCAAGAAATTGAAGAAAACCCAGCTTTAGATACAGGTAAAGATGATGCAGATTCAATAGATGATGATTTGTCTAACGAATATGATGAGGCAGATGATGGAAACGAAAAAATTGAAGCTGATGACATCAACATTGATGAATATTTAAGTGACGATGAAATTCCGAATTATAAAACTCAAGCCAACAACTACTCTGCAGACGATGAAGAAAAAAACGTGCCTTATGCTGCTGGAACCAGTTTTCATCAATCTTTAAAAAATCAATTAAACACTTATAATTTTACTGAAGAAGAACGTGCAATTGCAGAGTTTTTAGTGGGTAGTATTGACGATAGTGGTTATATAAGAAGAGAAATTATAGATTTGGTAGATGATTTGGCATTTACAGCAAATGTTTTTACAACTGAAGAAAAAGTAATTTCTGTTTTAAAAAGAGCAGTGCATACATTAGATCCTATTGGAGTTGGAGCTAGAGATTTAAGAGAATGTTTAATTATTCAATTAAAAGCTAAAGAAGGTAATAAGATTAGAAGTTTAGCAATAGCCATTTTAGAAGATGCTTTTGATCATTTTGTAAAAAAACATTACAAAAAGCTTCAAGAAAAATTCAATATATCTGAAGATGAGCTAAAAGAAGTAAATTCAGAAATTTCTAGATTAAATCCTAAACCTGGAAGTTCTTATGCAGGTAATAACAAAATTGCTGAACAAATTGTTCCAGATTTTTCGATTAAAATTATAGATGGTGAACTAGATTTAACGCTAAACTCTAGAAATGCGCCTGAATTACATGTTTCTAGGGAGTACAATAATATGTTAAAAGGCTACCAAGAAGCAACCACAAAGAGTAAATCTCAAAAAGATGCAGTATTCTTTATCAAACAAAAACTAGATGCTGCAAAATGGTTTATTGATGCAATAAAACAGCGTCAGCAAACTCTTTTGGTTACCATGAATACAATTATGCACTATCAATACGATTATTTTTTAACAGGTGATGAACGCAGGTTAAGACCCATGATTTTAAAAGATATTGCAGATAAAATAAATATGGACGTTTCTACAGTTTCTAGAGTTGCTAATAGCAAATATGTTTCAACACCTTATGGAACTAAATTAATTAAAGAATTCTTTTCTGAATCTATGAAAAACGATCAAGGAGAAGATGTATCAACCAAAGAAATTAAAAAGATACTAGAAACTGTTATTACTGAAGAAAATAAAAAGAAACCTTTAACAGATGAAAAATTATCTATCATATTAAAAGAAAAAGGATACCCAATTGCAAGAAGAACAATTGCTAAATATCGTGAACAGTTAGATTTACCTGTAGCACGTTTACGAAAAGAAATATAG